The nucleotide sequence TGATGCTGCTCTCGTCGGACCCGGCCGTCCAGCAGAGCACGACGGCCGCCGCCGAAGCCGGCCGTCCTGACGGGCCGCGCGGCTCCAGCGCCGACCTGGCCACGATCGTCTCCGGCATCGGCAGCCTGACCATCGGCGCCGCCCGCCTGATGGACGGCGGCGGGGTCAAGCAGACGATGGTGGCCATGGAGGAGGGCAGCGTGTTCGTGATGTCGATCAGCGACGGTTCGCTGCTCGGCGTGCACGCCACGCCCGACTGCGACATGAGCGTCGTCGCGTACCACATGGCGCTCTTCGTGGGCCGCGCCGGTCACGTACTCACCCCCGAAGTCCGCAGCGAGCTGCGCAAGTCGATGGAGAGCACCCAGTGACGTCAGTGTCGTCGGCCTACCCGGGGCCCCGCGCCCACCGGCTGCCCGTACGGGGCGACGGACGCCGCCCCGCGCGCGTGCGCCCGTACTCGCTGACCGGCGGGCGGACCCGCTTCGGCCATGTCCTGCTCGTCGAGACCTTCGTGGCCGCGCTCGAGGCGTCCGCCGCGCGCAAGGTACTGACGGACGGCGGGCCCAGTGCCCGGGGTCTGATGCCGGAGATGCGGGCCATCGTCGAGATCTGCCGCCGGATGCGGACCGTGGCGGAGATCTCGGCGCTCCTGAAGATGCCGTTGGGGGTCGTCCGGGTGCTGCTCAGTGACCTGGCCGACCAGGGAAAGATCCGTGTGTACGGGACCGGTCACGGCACCGGCCAGCCCGACCGCGCGCTCCTCGAAAGGGTGCTGAGTGGACTCCGTCGTCTCTGACGCCACCGCCGGCGACGTCTCCGACGTCGTCACCGACTCCCCGGCGGTGGCGGGCATTCCCGCGCAGCCCCAGGCGCCCGAAACCGATCTGTTCCGCCGAGATACCGCCGAGCGGACCGACGGCCCGGACGCCGAGGACGGCGCGCAGGACTGGCAGCTGGACCACACCCGCGCCCCGATCGCGACGAAGATCGTCGTCGCGGGCGGCTTCGGCGTCGGCAAGACCACCTTCGTCCGCGCGGTCTCGGAGATCACCCCGCTGCAGACCGAGGCGCTGATGACCCGGGCGAGCGAGGACACCGACGACCTCAGCGCGACCCCGGACAAGCTCACCACCACGGTGGCGATGGACTTCGGCCGGATCACCCTCGACAACGACCTGGTGCTGTACGTCTTCGGTACGCCGGGACAGCAGCGCTTCTGGTTCATGTGGGACGACCTGGTGCGCGGCGCGATCGGCGCGATCGTGCTGGCCGACACGCGCCGGCTCACGGACTGCTTCCCGGCCCTGGACTACTTCGAGAGCTGCGGGCTGCCGTACATCGTGGCCGTCAACCACTTCGAGGGCACCGAGCTGTTCGAGGCGGACGACGTCAGGGAGGCGCTGACCGTACCCGCCCACGTGCCCGTGGTGATCATGGACGCGCGCAAGCGGTACAGCGTCGTCGAGAGCCTGCTCGCGATGGTCGCGCACGCGCTGGAACACACCCCCGAATAGATCGCTCAGCTCGCCCCGTCACGCCAGGAGCACCACCCATGCGGAAGATACTCATAGTCGGCGCCGGCCAGTCCGGTCTGCAGCTCGCCCTCGGACTCCAGTCGCAGGGGTACGAGGTCACCCTCATGTCGAACCGGACGGCGGACGAGATCCGTTCCGGCCGGGTCATGTCCACCCAGTGCATGTTCGACACCGCGCTCCAGCACGAGCGGGACCTCGGCCTGAACTTCTGGGAGTCCCAGGCCCCGCGGATCGAGGGCCTCGGCGTCTCCGTCGCCGCCCCGGACGCGGGCCGCGCGATCGACTGGGTCGGGAAGCTCGACGGGTACGCCCAGTCCGTCGACCAGCGGGTCAAGATGGCCGGCTGGATGGAGACCTTCGCCCAGCGCGGCGGCCAGCTGGTGATCCACGGCGCGGCCGTGGGCGACCTGGACTACTTCTCGCGCAACTACGACCTCGTCCTGGTGGCGGCGGGCAAGGGCGAGCTGGTCTCGATGTTCGGCCGGGACGCCTCGCGTTCGCCGTACGCCGAGCCGCAGCGCGCGCTGGCCGTCGCGTACGTCCACGGTCTCGGCCCGCGCCCCGAGCACCCCGACTTCGACGCGGTGCGCTGCAACCTGGTCCCCGGCGTCGGCGAGCTGTTCGTGATGCCGACCCTGACGACCGGCGGCCGCGCCGACATCCTCTTCTGGGAGGGCGTCCCCGGCGGCCCGCTCGACGTCTTCCAGGGCGTGAAGGACCCCTCCGAGCACCTGGCGCTGACCCTGGAGCTGATGGAGAAGTTCACGCCCTGGGAGTACGCGCGCGCCACCCGGGTCGAGCTGACCGACGCGGGCGGCACGCTCGCCGGCCGGTACGCGCCGACCGTCCGCAAGCCGATCGGCCGGCTGCCCGGCGGCGGCCTGGTCCTGGGCGTCGCGGACGTCGTCGTCGCCAACGACCCGATCACCGGCCAGGGTTCGAACTCGGCGTCGAAGTGCGCCGCCGCCTACCTCGCGGCGATCGTCGAACACGGCGACAAGCCGTTCGACGAGGAGTGGATGCAGTCGGCCTTCGACCGCTACTGGACCACCGCCCAGCACGTCACCAAGTGGACGAACGCGATGCTGGGCGTCCCGCCGGAGCACGTCCTGAACCTGATCGGCGCGGCGGGCGAACTCCAGCCGGTCGCGGACCGCTTCGCGAACGGCTTCAACGACCCGGCGGACTTCGAGAACTTCTTCTTCGACCCCGAGAAGACGAACGCGTACCTGGCGGAGGTCGCGGGGGCCTGACCCGGGGGTCGGGCGGTGGCGGAAAAGGGGTCGATCCGTCGCCTGGGGTGGCCGATCATGTCGGCATGTCTCCCTCGCACACCCTTGCCCGCGTGGACGCCGACCTCGCCGCCGGCCGGGTCCCCATGGCGCGTCAGCGGCTGCGCGGGCTGGTCTCCTCGTTTCCGCACGACCTGACGCTGCGGCGTCGGCTCGCCGAGGTGTACCGGCTGTACGGGGACGCGGCCGAGGCAGGGCGCTGGATGTACCTCGAAGAGGACCGGAGCCCGGACGAGACCGCCGCCTTCGAGGCGCGCTA is from Streptomyces venezuelae ATCC 10712 and encodes:
- a CDS encoding DUF742 domain-containing protein; protein product: MSSAYPGPRAHRLPVRGDGRRPARVRPYSLTGGRTRFGHVLLVETFVAALEASAARKVLTDGGPSARGLMPEMRAIVEICRRMRTVAEISALLKMPLGVVRVLLSDLADQGKIRVYGTGHGTGQPDRALLERVLSGLRRL
- a CDS encoding roadblock/LC7 domain-containing protein, giving the protein MTATGTFGLSTEARNLQWLLGNLVEEVPGVRSVAVVSSDGLMLLSSDPAVQQSTTAAAEAGRPDGPRGSSADLATIVSGIGSLTIGAARLMDGGGVKQTMVAMEEGSVFVMSISDGSLLGVHATPDCDMSVVAYHMALFVGRAGHVLTPEVRSELRKSMESTQ
- a CDS encoding styrene monooxygenase/indole monooxygenase family protein, with protein sequence MRKILIVGAGQSGLQLALGLQSQGYEVTLMSNRTADEIRSGRVMSTQCMFDTALQHERDLGLNFWESQAPRIEGLGVSVAAPDAGRAIDWVGKLDGYAQSVDQRVKMAGWMETFAQRGGQLVIHGAAVGDLDYFSRNYDLVLVAAGKGELVSMFGRDASRSPYAEPQRALAVAYVHGLGPRPEHPDFDAVRCNLVPGVGELFVMPTLTTGGRADILFWEGVPGGPLDVFQGVKDPSEHLALTLELMEKFTPWEYARATRVELTDAGGTLAGRYAPTVRKPIGRLPGGGLVLGVADVVVANDPITGQGSNSASKCAAAYLAAIVEHGDKPFDEEWMQSAFDRYWTTAQHVTKWTNAMLGVPPEHVLNLIGAAGELQPVADRFANGFNDPADFENFFFDPEKTNAYLAEVAGA
- a CDS encoding GTP-binding protein; translation: MFRRDTAERTDGPDAEDGAQDWQLDHTRAPIATKIVVAGGFGVGKTTFVRAVSEITPLQTEALMTRASEDTDDLSATPDKLTTTVAMDFGRITLDNDLVLYVFGTPGQQRFWFMWDDLVRGAIGAIVLADTRRLTDCFPALDYFESCGLPYIVAVNHFEGTELFEADDVREALTVPAHVPVVIMDARKRYSVVESLLAMVAHALEHTPE